One stretch of Nicotiana tabacum cultivar K326 chromosome 18, ASM71507v2, whole genome shotgun sequence DNA includes these proteins:
- the LOC142172376 gene encoding delta(12)-fatty-acid desaturase FAD2-like gives MGAGGNISSSTTKTKKNNLRRAPTSKPPFTIGDIKKAIPPHCFHRSLVRSFSYLVRDLILVSIFYYIAATYFHLLPSPYSYIAWLVYWIVQGCVCTGIWVIGHECGHHGFSEYQWVEDTVGLILHSALLRQYFARKHSHRRHQANTCSMENDEVYIPRLKSKLRWYNKYLNNPVGRVLVLAFTLTFAWPLYLLFNISGQTYDRFVCHYNPYSPIYTDRERLQIYISDAGVIAATYVLFRVALAQELAWVVCIYGVPLLIVDGFIVLITLLHHTHSSLPHYDSSEWDYLRGALATVDRDFCMLNKVLHNVTDTHVLHHIFSYIPHYHAMEANKAITPLLGDYYKLDDTPILKALWRDTKECILCGER, from the coding sequence ATGGGAGCCGGTGGAAATATATCATCTTCAACAActaaaactaagaaaaataaTCTCCGAAGAGCTCCAACTTCAAAACCCCCTTTTACAATTGGTGATATAAAAAAGGCCATTCCTCCTCACTGCTTTCATCGATCTCTTGTTCGCTCGTTCTCTTATCTTGTTCGTGATCTCATACTTGTCTCCATTTTTTACTACATCGCCGCCACTTACTTCCATCTCCTTCCATCCCCGTATAGTTACATAGCATGGCTGGTTTACTGGATCGTTCAGGGTTGTGTTTGCACAGGAATATGGGTCATTGGCCATGAATGTGGCCACCACGGCTTCAGTGAATACCAATGGGTAGAAGACACTGTTGGTCTTATACTCCACTCTGCACTTTTAAGGCAGTACTTTGCCCGGAAACATAGTCATCGTCGTCACCAAGCCAACACTTGTTCCATGGAGAATGATGAAGTCTACATACCAAGGCTTAAATCAAAACTAAGATGGTACAACAAATACTTGAATAATCCAGTAGGACGAGTACTCGTACTTGCCTTCACCCTTACTTTTGCCTGGCCTTTATACTTGCTCTTCAATATCTCCGGCCAAACATATGACCGTTTTGTATGTCACTATAATCCATATAGCCCGATATATACTGATCGCGAAAGGCTACAAATCTACATTTCAGATGCAGGCGTGATTGCAGCTACTTATGTGTTGTTTCGCGTTGCTTTGGCACAAGAGCTAGCTTGGGTTGTATGCATATATGGGGTGCCCCTCCTTATTGTAGATGGCTTTATAGTGCTAATAACTCTTTTGCACCACACTCACTCTTCATTGCCACATTATGATTCGTCCGAGTGGGATTATTTAAGAGGAGCTTTAGCTACAGTAGATAGAGATTTTTGTATGCTAAATAAGGTCCTCCATAACGTTACAGATACTCATGTTTTGCATCATATATTCTCATATATACCGCATTACCATGCTATGGAGGCAAACAAAGCTATAACGCCATTATTAGGGGATTACTACAAGTTAGATGATACCCCAATTTTGAAGGCACTGTGGAGAGATACAAAGGAGTGCATACTATGTGGAGAAAGATAA